A genomic segment from Paenibacillus sp. FSL K6-1096 encodes:
- a CDS encoding MerR family transcriptional regulator, with translation MEPVYTIAEVAKRTGLTQDTIRYYEKIKLLPPATRKENGQRAYSRQELDRVHFVAILKRTHMPLRRIQEYIAASAQSDYEACYQVLDGHRMLIEEQLAELTDALELMRYKLKNFQEIKDGRFIAEMERRRDGQ, from the coding sequence ATGGAGCCTGTATACACCATTGCCGAGGTTGCCAAGCGGACAGGGCTTACCCAGGATACCATCCGCTATTATGAGAAGATCAAGCTATTGCCTCCGGCGACACGCAAGGAGAATGGCCAGCGCGCATACAGCAGGCAAGAGCTGGACCGGGTGCATTTTGTGGCGATCCTCAAAAGAACCCATATGCCGCTGCGCAGAATTCAGGAATATATCGCGGCTTCTGCCCAAAGTGACTATGAGGCATGTTATCAGGTGCTGGACGGGCACCGGATGCTGATTGAGGAGCAGCTTGCTGAGCTGACGGATGCGCTGGAGCTGATGAGATACAAGCTTAAGAACTTTCAGGAGATCAAGGACGGCAGGTTCATCGCCGAAATGGAACGGAGGAGGGACGGACAATGA
- a CDS encoding oxidoreductase gives MNTEWNDVRGRQHPIPSGYDADTTAEEVIQGHDLSGKIAVVTGGYSGLGLETTRVLAAAGAKVIVPVRTPEKARHTLAGIPGAEIAALDLLDPASVDAFARQFLDSCRPLDILIHSAGIMATPLTRDARGYEGQFATNHLGHFQLAARLWPALVKAGSARVISVSSRGHRIAGIDYGDVNFVRRSYDKWVAYGQSKTANVLFALELDRRGQAQGVRAYAVHPGSILTDLARHLSEDELRGMGALDEEGKQIPANRMNQMKTVQQGAATSVWCAVSPQLEGIGGVYCEDADIAPLAGSGDAYQSGVQDWAVDPANARRLWALSEEMTGVVFPA, from the coding sequence ATGAATACAGAATGGAATGATGTGCGGGGGAGACAGCACCCGATTCCTTCAGGCTATGATGCGGACACTACAGCAGAGGAAGTTATACAAGGACATGATCTCAGCGGTAAAATAGCGGTCGTGACCGGCGGGTATTCCGGTCTGGGCCTGGAGACCACGCGTGTGCTGGCTGCGGCCGGCGCTAAGGTGATTGTGCCGGTACGGACACCGGAGAAAGCGCGGCATACCCTGGCCGGCATTCCCGGAGCCGAGATTGCAGCGCTGGATTTGCTGGACCCGGCATCGGTTGATGCCTTCGCCCGGCAGTTCCTGGACTCCTGCCGTCCGCTTGATATCCTGATTCACAGCGCCGGAATTATGGCTACGCCGCTGACCCGGGATGCCCGCGGATATGAGGGGCAGTTTGCCACCAATCATCTGGGTCATTTCCAGTTGGCTGCCCGGCTGTGGCCTGCGCTGGTGAAGGCCGGGTCCGCAAGAGTGATCTCTGTGTCCTCACGCGGGCACCGGATTGCCGGGATTGATTACGGGGATGTGAATTTCGTGCGGCGGTCTTATGACAAATGGGTTGCCTACGGCCAATCGAAGACGGCGAATGTTCTCTTTGCCCTTGAGCTGGATAGAAGGGGGCAAGCTCAAGGGGTCCGGGCATATGCTGTGCACCCCGGCAGCATCCTGACCGACCTGGCCCGGCATCTGTCAGAGGACGAGCTGCGCGGTATGGGAGCATTGGATGAGGAAGGCAAGCAGATTCCGGCCAACCGCATGAATCAGATGAAGACGGTCCAGCAAGGGGCGGCAACCAGTGTCTGGTGCGCAGTGAGTCCGCAGCTTGAGGGGATCGGCGGTGTATACTGTGAGGATGCTGATATTGCTCCACTTGCCGGGTCCGGGGATGCCTATCAGTCCGGCGTACAGGACTGGGCGGTAGATCCGGCAAATGCCCGTCGGCTGTGGGCATTGAGCGAAGAGATGACAGGGGTGGTCTTCCCGGCCTGA
- a CDS encoding glutaredoxin family protein, producing the protein MSANIIVYSTTGCSECSQVKQLLESKGLPFEVRDVMASSVYQEEVEQLGFMGIPVTVSGDRAVKGFNLPELQELIEAAQA; encoded by the coding sequence ATGAGCGCGAACATTATTGTCTACTCCACCACCGGCTGCAGCGAATGCAGCCAGGTGAAGCAGCTGCTGGAGAGCAAGGGACTTCCCTTCGAGGTCAGGGATGTCATGGCCAGCTCTGTCTACCAGGAGGAGGTCGAGCAGCTCGGCTTCATGGGCATTCCGGTCACCGTCTCCGGAGACCGGGCAGTCAAAGGCTTCAATCTTCCTGAGCTCCAGGAGCTGATTGAAGCTGCTCAAGCATAG
- the ytxJ gene encoding bacillithiol system redox-active protein YtxJ has product MSIQQIRTTDELEQYISQPGKKLLFKHSTTCPISAKAHEEFQAYAQQSDTPAAIVHVIEDRPVSNKIAEDFGIKHESPQIFLLEDSEVRWNTSHWKITQNAIKEATGQ; this is encoded by the coding sequence ATGTCGATTCAACAGATCCGTACCACGGATGAACTGGAGCAATATATCAGCCAGCCCGGCAAAAAACTGCTCTTCAAGCACAGCACCACCTGCCCGATCAGTGCCAAGGCGCATGAGGAATTCCAGGCCTACGCACAGCAGTCCGATACGCCTGCAGCGATCGTCCATGTCATTGAGGACCGTCCTGTATCTAACAAGATTGCCGAGGATTTCGGCATCAAGCATGAGTCGCCGCAGATCTTCCTGCTCGAAGACAGTGAAGTCCGCTGGAATACCTCCCACTGGAAGATTACCCAAAATGCCATAAAGGAAGCAACCGGACAATGA
- a CDS encoding SDR family NAD(P)-dependent oxidoreductase, with translation MNRVACVTGADRGLGLHLVELLLKHKYTVFAGQYMKDSEALEELSVQYPDRLRLIPLDIGRTESVKEAARSIAGSTGYLDLIINNAGIIHRADDATVLVDMDDEAMAQLYNVNTLGALRVSNALMGLLLQGRQRLVVNISSEAGSIGRNKRINMYGYCMSKAALNMQSSLMHNHLRVMGGQVMVFHPGWLQSYMHGEKNMEAPVPPEEAAAKIMAIIQNHKQYLADEPAYIDLDGNLWPW, from the coding sequence ATGAATAGGGTCGCTTGTGTGACCGGCGCGGACCGTGGACTCGGATTGCACCTTGTAGAATTGTTACTGAAGCACAAATACACGGTGTTCGCCGGACAATATATGAAGGACTCGGAGGCACTGGAGGAGCTGAGTGTGCAATATCCGGACCGGCTGCGGCTGATTCCTCTGGATATCGGCAGGACAGAGAGCGTGAAGGAAGCCGCACGGAGTATTGCCGGTAGCACAGGCTATCTCGATCTGATTATCAATAATGCCGGGATTATTCACCGGGCGGACGATGCTACCGTGCTGGTGGATATGGATGATGAAGCGATGGCGCAGCTCTATAATGTGAATACGCTGGGGGCCCTGCGGGTCAGCAATGCCCTGATGGGGCTGCTGCTTCAGGGACGGCAGCGGCTGGTGGTCAATATCTCCTCCGAGGCCGGCAGCATCGGGCGGAACAAGCGGATTAACATGTACGGCTACTGCATGTCGAAGGCTGCGCTGAATATGCAGTCCTCCCTGATGCATAACCATCTGCGGGTCATGGGCGGTCAGGTGATGGTTTTTCATCCGGGCTGGCTGCAATCCTATATGCACGGTGAGAAGAATATGGAGGCGCCGGTCCCGCCGGAGGAAGCTGCCGCGAAGATTATGGCGATCATCCAGAACCATAAGCAGTATCTGGCCGATGAACCGGCCTATATTGATCTGGACGGAAATCTGTGGCCCTGGTAA
- a CDS encoding CHAD domain-containing protein, whose protein sequence is MTTEHPSKDRQMSKSRLWEQALTKLYINFQDYSKDALNGFADEDIHQARVNSRKLLTLLSILDPGHSVTADLYSSFKQAQKRLGKVRDADVLIGSFKERRKAAKAADQPKTAKLLKAVIRHQKAKRKKFRKKLKKELPGLIRALEAPWTHFIGNGLAELAARTDANVVMRELEVAFDQKKKACKALFKGSEAGSKEAFEALHELRIAAKELRYTANAAAFALDQKFHAHESLYKDIQDQLGVINDKRLWLETLQSIGRQELNAGKKVWAAVTETLRQEVLEALYQNEVVSVTEIPGGHHS, encoded by the coding sequence ATGACCACTGAACACCCGTCCAAAGACAGGCAGATGAGCAAATCCAGACTATGGGAGCAGGCTTTGACCAAGCTATATATTAATTTCCAGGATTACAGCAAGGATGCGCTGAACGGCTTCGCCGATGAAGATATTCACCAGGCCAGAGTCAACAGCCGCAAGCTGCTGACCCTGCTGTCCATTCTTGATCCGGGCCACTCGGTAACAGCAGACTTGTATAGCAGCTTCAAGCAGGCACAGAAAAGGCTGGGCAAGGTCAGGGACGCCGATGTGCTGATCGGATCGTTCAAGGAACGGCGCAAGGCGGCGAAGGCAGCGGATCAGCCCAAGACCGCCAAGCTGCTCAAGGCGGTGATCCGGCATCAGAAGGCGAAGCGCAAGAAGTTTCGAAAGAAGCTGAAGAAGGAGCTGCCGGGACTGATCCGCGCGCTTGAAGCGCCGTGGACTCATTTTATAGGGAACGGGCTGGCAGAGCTTGCTGCGCGCACGGATGCGAATGTGGTGATGCGTGAGCTTGAGGTCGCTTTTGACCAGAAGAAAAAAGCCTGCAAAGCCTTGTTCAAGGGCTCTGAGGCCGGATCGAAGGAGGCCTTTGAGGCGCTTCATGAGCTGCGGATCGCCGCCAAGGAGCTGCGGTATACGGCGAATGCGGCCGCTTTTGCGCTGGATCAGAAATTCCATGCCCACGAGTCCCTCTACAAGGATATCCAGGATCAGCTCGGGGTCATTAATGACAAGCGGCTCTGGCTGGAGACCCTTCAGTCGATTGGCCGTCAGGAGCTGAACGCCGGCAAAAAAGTATGGGCAGCCGTAACCGAAACACTCCGGCAAGAAGTGCTTGAGGCGCTGTATCAGAATGAGGTTGTATCTGTAACTGAGATCCCCGGCGGGCATCATTCTTAG
- a CDS encoding lipoate--protein ligase family protein, whose amino-acid sequence MRSEPYHVLEKGIAGRLPEELVLFTHLAREAGAGGESGGAGDMLVPFAFEEVLCRDVGSGRVPPALHVWSHPGGVALGLRDSRLPYAAEAMQALEREGIRTAVRHSGGAAVPLDDGVVNVALLLRKPAGKLDFHDDFRLLASLIAEAVAAASHPQAAALIRAEEIAGSYCPGDFDLSIGRRKFCGIAQRRQSSAYFVHAFVNVDGSGAARGERIRRFYDQASGGDASLDYPRVRPETLAALGELGGPATAAAFVSGLRQAIAGRGCRLLPAELLQQTAGYSLRYSDPQVLEAARVLRERYAR is encoded by the coding sequence GTGAGAAGTGAGCCGTATCATGTGCTGGAGAAGGGGATAGCCGGCAGGCTGCCGGAGGAGCTGGTATTATTCACGCATCTTGCCAGGGAGGCCGGAGCTGGCGGAGAGAGCGGCGGGGCCGGGGATATGCTGGTTCCGTTTGCTTTTGAGGAGGTGCTGTGCCGGGATGTGGGGTCCGGGAGGGTTCCTCCGGCACTTCATGTCTGGAGCCACCCGGGCGGTGTGGCCCTGGGACTGCGGGACAGCAGGCTGCCGTATGCCGCAGAGGCGATGCAGGCGCTGGAACGGGAGGGCATCCGCACAGCGGTCCGCCATTCAGGCGGTGCTGCCGTGCCGCTGGATGACGGAGTCGTGAACGTGGCGCTGCTGCTCCGGAAGCCGGCGGGCAAGCTGGACTTCCACGATGATTTCCGCCTGCTGGCTTCGCTGATCGCCGAAGCGGTAGCGGCAGCGAGCCACCCGCAGGCAGCGGCGCTGATCCGCGCGGAGGAAATCGCCGGATCGTATTGCCCCGGCGATTTCGACCTGTCGATCGGCCGCCGCAAGTTCTGCGGCATCGCGCAGCGGCGGCAGAGCAGCGCGTATTTCGTCCACGCGTTCGTGAACGTGGACGGCTCGGGAGCGGCGCGCGGGGAACGCATCCGCCGCTTCTATGACCAGGCCTCCGGCGGCGATGCGTCGCTGGATTATCCGCGCGTGCGGCCGGAGACCCTCGCCGCGCTGGGGGAGCTGGGCGGCCCGGCTACGGCGGCCGCCTTCGTCTCCGGCCTCCGGCAGGCCATCGCCGGCCGGGGGTGCCGCCTGCTGCCGGCGGAGCTGCTGCAGCAGACGGCGGGGTACAGCCTGCGGTACAGCGATCCGCAGGTGCTGGAGGCAGCGCGCGTTCTGCGGGAGCGGTACGCCCGCTGA
- a CDS encoding carbon-nitrogen family hydrolase, with the protein MKIALIQLDIAFGKPDVNYAAAERLIREAAAGRPDCLILPELWTTGYDLTRLDAIADPEGQATGSFISGLAREYGVNIVAGSVAARQASGITNTMYVFGRTGERIAEYSKLHLFKLMEEHLYLRPGAAKGLFRLDGIPCAGLICYDLRFPEWVRVHMAAGAEVLFISAEWPLPRLAHWRALLISRAIENQCYVVACNRVGSDPANAFAGHSMIIDPWGDIVCEASGREEILSGELDLAKVREVRGHIPIFADRRPELYR; encoded by the coding sequence ATGAAAATAGCCCTGATTCAGCTCGATATAGCATTCGGCAAACCGGATGTGAATTATGCTGCTGCTGAGCGCCTAATTCGTGAGGCTGCCGCCGGACGGCCGGACTGCCTGATCCTTCCTGAGCTGTGGACCACCGGGTATGATCTGACCCGCCTTGACGCGATTGCAGATCCGGAAGGACAGGCCACCGGCAGCTTCATCTCCGGGCTGGCCCGGGAGTATGGTGTAAATATCGTGGCCGGCTCCGTGGCCGCCAGGCAGGCGTCAGGCATTACCAACACCATGTATGTCTTCGGCCGCACCGGGGAACGCATCGCGGAGTACAGCAAGCTGCATCTGTTCAAGCTGATGGAGGAGCATCTCTATCTCCGGCCCGGCGCAGCCAAAGGGCTGTTCCGGCTGGACGGCATTCCGTGCGCCGGGCTGATCTGCTATGACCTCCGCTTCCCGGAATGGGTGCGGGTCCATATGGCAGCCGGAGCAGAGGTGCTGTTCATCAGCGCAGAATGGCCGCTTCCCCGTCTGGCCCACTGGCGGGCGCTTCTCATCAGCCGGGCCATTGAGAACCAGTGCTACGTGGTGGCCTGCAACCGGGTGGGGAGTGATCCGGCGAATGCTTTTGCCGGACATTCGATGATTATTGATCCTTGGGGCGACATTGTCTGCGAAGCCTCCGGGCGGGAAGAGATCCTCTCCGGCGAGCTTGACCTCGCCAAGGTCCGGGAGGTGCGGGGGCACATCCCGATCTTCGCCGACCGGCGGCCGGAGCTGTACCGGTAA
- a CDS encoding MarR family transcriptional regulator: MREALPVDHQIFELLQALHKGIGPKFERCAGVTPTRFRLLHELYLADEISQISLQKLLNIDAAAVTRHLRGLEEGGMIARRNNPDDNRVTLVSLTVQGREHIDAYRENNIQFISDLLTGFNEQERAVLADMLTRLQYNINRL; the protein is encoded by the coding sequence TTGAGAGAAGCACTGCCGGTTGACCATCAGATCTTTGAACTGCTGCAAGCCCTCCACAAAGGGATCGGCCCCAAGTTCGAACGCTGTGCAGGCGTGACTCCGACCCGGTTCCGGCTGCTGCATGAGCTGTACCTGGCCGATGAGATCAGTCAGATTTCGCTGCAAAAGCTGCTTAACATCGACGCCGCAGCCGTCACCCGCCACCTGCGGGGGCTGGAGGAGGGCGGCATGATTGCCCGCCGGAACAACCCTGACGACAACCGGGTTACGCTCGTCTCGCTGACCGTGCAAGGCCGGGAGCATATCGATGCTTACAGGGAGAACAATATCCAGTTCATCAGCGATCTTTTGACCGGATTCAATGAACAGGAGCGGGCGGTGCTCGCGGACATGCTAACCCGGCTGCAGTATAACATCAATAGACTGTAG
- a CDS encoding nitroreductase family protein — protein sequence MNTTKNNDFTSIITGRRSIRKYDPSVKISKEEMTEILTEATLAPSSVNMQPWRFLIIESPEAKAKLAPIAKFNQTQVETSAAVIAVFGDMNNFDYAEEIYGTAVERGLMPAEVKERQLKALSAHFAQLPAAVNRETVMIDAGLVSMQLMLTARAHGYDTNPIGGYEKDQIAELFGLDKERYIPVMLISIGKAVDEGYASVRLPIDKVAQWK from the coding sequence ATGAACACTACTAAAAACAATGATTTCACCAGTATTATTACAGGACGCCGCTCAATTCGCAAATACGATCCATCCGTCAAAATCAGCAAAGAGGAAATGACCGAAATCCTGACTGAAGCCACACTCGCGCCTTCCTCGGTCAATATGCAGCCTTGGCGTTTCCTGATCATCGAGAGCCCGGAAGCCAAAGCGAAGCTGGCCCCAATCGCCAAGTTCAACCAGACCCAGGTAGAGACCTCAGCCGCAGTGATCGCTGTCTTCGGCGACATGAACAACTTCGATTATGCAGAAGAAATCTATGGAACTGCCGTTGAGCGCGGGCTGATGCCTGCAGAGGTTAAAGAAAGACAGCTGAAGGCCCTCAGCGCCCACTTTGCACAGCTGCCTGCAGCAGTGAACAGAGAGACGGTGATGATCGATGCCGGCCTGGTCTCTATGCAGCTGATGCTGACTGCACGGGCACACGGCTATGACACCAACCCTATCGGCGGGTACGAGAAGGATCAGATTGCTGAGCTGTTCGGCCTCGACAAAGAACGTTATATTCCGGTTATGCTGATCTCGATCGGCAAAGCGGTTGACGAAGGCTACGCTTCGGTTCGCCTGCCGATTGACAAGGTTGCCCAGTGGAAATAA
- a CDS encoding putative quinol monooxygenase: MIIIHALLHVNPERESDFLAAAKPLVAATHEEEGNISYELYKSATEGNVYIMVEAWRDQAAVGAHNTSPHFTGFAAKAGEFLTAPLDVKVYTAEELSK; encoded by the coding sequence ATGATTATTATTCACGCATTGCTTCACGTTAACCCTGAGCGGGAGTCCGATTTCCTTGCAGCGGCGAAGCCGCTGGTCGCTGCAACACATGAGGAAGAGGGAAACATCTCCTACGAGCTGTACAAGAGCGCAACCGAAGGTAATGTATATATTATGGTTGAAGCCTGGCGCGACCAGGCTGCCGTAGGCGCCCATAATACAAGCCCGCACTTCACCGGCTTTGCCGCCAAAGCGGGAGAGTTCCTGACAGCACCACTGGATGTGAAGGTGTACACCGCTGAGGAGCTGAGCAAATAA
- a CDS encoding metalloregulator ArsR/SmtB family transcription factor, protein MNSDIQQFKTEFFKALAHPMRIRILELLSEGEKNVNELQSILGSEGSAVSQQLAVLRAKNVVTSVKEGTTVIYALRDPLIKDLLAVARQIFDNHLVSTISLLEGIRSE, encoded by the coding sequence ATGAACAGCGATATTCAGCAATTCAAGACGGAATTCTTCAAGGCGCTGGCGCATCCGATGCGGATTCGGATTCTGGAGCTGCTCAGCGAAGGCGAGAAGAATGTGAACGAGCTGCAGTCGATCCTCGGCTCGGAGGGCTCTGCGGTATCCCAGCAGCTGGCCGTACTCCGGGCGAAGAATGTGGTCACCAGCGTTAAGGAAGGGACCACCGTGATTTATGCACTCCGCGATCCCCTGATTAAGGATCTTCTGGCGGTAGCCAGACAGATTTTTGACAACCATCTGGTAAGCACTATCTCTTTGCTTGAAGGCATCCGCAGCGAATAA
- a CDS encoding SulP family inorganic anion transporter, protein MTGWGRFKGYNIASLRKDIISGTIVGVIAIPLGMAFAIASGVKPEYGIYTTIVAGILISLFGGSRFQIGGPTGAFIPILFAIAMQYGYENLLIAGMMAGVILVLMGALRLGVLIRFIPKPVTIGFTAGIAVIIFTGQIANFLGLRDMQRHESFVDNMKEIGAHLSTVNLYSILTAAVCLGVVVLGMRFAPKVPGSLIGLLCATVIAALFFSGKVTTIGSAYGDIPNTLPSFHFPVITWDKIKLLIRPAFIIAMLGAIESLLSAVVADGMSGTRHDSNRELIGQGVANIAAPLFGGIPATGAIARTATNIRSGAASPLSGVIHGVVVFLILLLFAPYASSIPLAAMAPILMVVAWNMSERKEFLHLLKLKTGDSLVLVITFLLTVFADLTVAVEVGLVLAVVLFVKRMGEVHSVAKVLPDPASVKVAAHMVTESHDCPQIGIYNVEGPLFFGAAYRFDHTMPELGPDQPKLILLRMGKVPLMDTTGEANLAALVKELDGIGGKLLISGIQSQPLELLKRTGLYDRIGAAQFYDHTGEAINDALGNVNPHRCRGCAHMAFRECSALCSPEESVSRSGTFKGHTPAVARKLSEGV, encoded by the coding sequence ATGACAGGCTGGGGCCGGTTCAAGGGCTACAACATTGCTTCGCTGCGTAAGGATATCATTTCAGGGACAATCGTCGGCGTCATTGCCATCCCTTTGGGGATGGCATTTGCTATTGCTTCCGGGGTTAAGCCGGAATACGGAATTTATACCACCATTGTGGCCGGTATTCTGATCTCTTTGTTCGGCGGCTCAAGATTTCAGATTGGCGGACCGACCGGGGCATTTATTCCGATTCTGTTCGCCATCGCCATGCAGTACGGGTATGAGAACCTGCTGATTGCCGGCATGATGGCCGGAGTCATCCTCGTGCTGATGGGGGCGCTGCGGCTGGGGGTACTCATCCGGTTCATCCCGAAGCCGGTGACCATCGGTTTTACGGCAGGGATTGCCGTGATTATTTTTACCGGACAGATTGCCAATTTCCTGGGCCTGCGCGATATGCAGCGGCATGAGAGCTTCGTGGATAATATGAAGGAGATCGGAGCGCATCTGTCCACAGTCAATCTGTACAGTATTCTGACAGCAGCGGTATGTCTGGGGGTTGTGGTTCTGGGGATGCGGTTTGCCCCGAAGGTGCCGGGTTCGCTGATCGGGCTGCTGTGTGCGACCGTTATCGCAGCCCTGTTCTTCAGCGGCAAGGTCACGACCATCGGCTCGGCCTACGGAGATATTCCGAATACTCTTCCGAGCTTTCACTTTCCGGTGATTACCTGGGACAAAATCAAGCTGCTCATCCGCCCTGCATTCATTATAGCGATGCTGGGCGCGATTGAGTCGCTGCTGTCCGCCGTTGTGGCCGACGGGATGTCAGGCACCCGCCATGACAGCAACCGGGAGCTGATCGGCCAGGGGGTCGCCAATATCGCCGCTCCGCTGTTCGGCGGCATTCCGGCAACCGGTGCGATTGCCAGAACCGCGACCAATATCCGCAGCGGCGCAGCTTCTCCGCTCTCCGGCGTGATACACGGTGTAGTCGTGTTCCTGATTCTGCTGCTGTTCGCTCCGTATGCCTCCAGCATTCCGCTGGCGGCCATGGCCCCCATCCTGATGGTCGTGGCCTGGAATATGAGTGAGCGCAAGGAATTCCTGCACCTGCTGAAGCTGAAGACCGGGGATTCCCTGGTGCTGGTCATCACCTTCCTGCTGACCGTATTTGCGGACCTGACGGTAGCGGTTGAGGTGGGGCTGGTTCTGGCCGTCGTCCTCTTTGTGAAGCGGATGGGAGAGGTGCATAGTGTCGCTAAGGTGCTGCCAGACCCTGCTTCGGTCAAGGTGGCGGCGCATATGGTAACGGAGAGCCATGATTGTCCGCAGATCGGCATCTACAATGTGGAGGGTCCGCTGTTCTTCGGTGCAGCCTACCGCTTCGATCATACGATGCCGGAGCTGGGCCCGGACCAGCCGAAGCTGATCCTGCTGCGTATGGGCAAGGTGCCGCTGATGGATACCACAGGCGAGGCTAATCTGGCCGCGCTGGTCAAGGAGCTTGACGGGATTGGCGGAAAGCTGCTGATCTCGGGCATTCAGAGCCAGCCGCTGGAGCTGCTGAAGAGAACCGGGCTGTACGACCGGATCGGCGCAGCACAGTTCTATGACCATACCGGCGAGGCGATCAATGATGCGCTAGGCAATGTAAATCCGCACCGGTGCCGGGGCTGCGCACATATGGCCTTCAGGGAATGCAGCGCGCTCTGCAGCCCGGAAGAATCCGTATCCCGCAGCGGAACCTTCAAAGGACACACACCGGCTGTCGCCAGGAAACTGAGCGAAGGGGTATAA
- a CDS encoding DUF1361 domain-containing protein, producing MKELNYARVFILLAAMTAATLGVYGVVSLRTDTFYAFLLWNLFLAWVPFFFSMAAHELDKRRIGGLLILPLGIAWLLFFPNAPYIMTDLVHLTVRKSLYILDGTIQSRYWYDLVTLLLFTWSGWLTGFFSLYQFQHVIYRKSNMLLSWLFVLFACVMGGYGVLLGRVYRLNSWDVLTDRHQLYRLVVESLNRQSVFFSLFVASVLLVIYATMYCLLNVLGGDNRRTYSGGR from the coding sequence ATGAAGGAACTGAATTATGCTAGGGTCTTTATACTTTTGGCGGCAATGACGGCGGCTACACTGGGGGTGTACGGGGTGGTATCGCTGCGGACGGATACATTCTATGCCTTCCTGCTCTGGAACCTGTTCCTGGCCTGGGTGCCGTTCTTCTTCTCCATGGCGGCGCATGAGCTGGATAAGCGCAGGATTGGCGGTCTGCTGATACTGCCGCTGGGGATCGCCTGGCTGCTGTTCTTTCCGAATGCGCCTTACATTATGACCGATCTGGTGCATCTCACGGTCCGCAAGAGCCTGTACATCCTGGATGGAACCATCCAGAGCCGGTACTGGTATGACCTGGTGACCCTGCTTCTGTTCACCTGGAGCGGCTGGCTGACCGGCTTCTTCTCCTTATACCAGTTCCAGCACGTCATCTACCGCAAAAGCAATATGCTGCTCTCCTGGCTCTTCGTGCTGTTCGCCTGTGTCATGGGCGGCTACGGGGTGCTGCTGGGCAGAGTCTACCGGCTGAACAGCTGGGATGTGCTGACAGACCGCCATCAGCTGTACCGGCTGGTCGTGGAGAGCCTGAACCGGCAGTCGGTGTTCTTCAGCCTGTTCGTTGCCTCTGTGCTGCTGGTGATCTATGCCACGATGTATTGTCTGCTGAACGTGCTGGGTGGAGATAACCGCAGGACTTATTCCGGCGGCAGATAA
- a CDS encoding MGMT family protein: MTPFTERVIRIIQSIPEGAVMTYGGIARAAGSPRAARQVVRILHSMSRKYKLPWHRVINAQGRISLTEDESASLQRLYLEGEGIVFGERGTVDLERYQYVPGPELEEVFAAGPEDEDYLPPE, from the coding sequence ATGACACCATTCACAGAACGAGTAATCCGCATAATTCAATCTATCCCCGAAGGGGCTGTCATGACCTACGGCGGGATTGCCCGGGCAGCCGGCAGCCCCAGGGCGGCACGGCAGGTTGTACGCATCCTGCACTCGATGAGCCGCAAGTATAAGCTGCCGTGGCACAGGGTCATCAATGCCCAAGGCAGAATCTCGCTTACCGAGGATGAATCCGCCTCGCTTCAGCGGCTCTACCTGGAGGGTGAGGGCATTGTGTTCGGCGAGCGGGGCACGGTTGACCTGGAGCGATACCAGTATGTTCCCGGACCTGAGCTAGAAGAGGTATTTGCGGCCGGCCCGGAGGATGAGGATTATCTGCCGCCGGAATAA